A window of the Cystobacter fuscus genome harbors these coding sequences:
- a CDS encoding YtxH domain-containing protein gives MMFAKKAKLAAKSDLYRKFLARKLLKDLPKYARNRWEEFDPDDALHYVGLTTYKPASASFAGIGAFVIGCAVGGIAALLLTPKTGPELRTNVKDKAMDYLGRQGINVPEKTANA, from the coding sequence ATGATGTTCGCGAAAAAGGCCAAGCTGGCGGCGAAGAGTGACTTGTATCGGAAATTCCTCGCCAGGAAGCTCCTGAAGGATCTGCCCAAGTACGCGCGCAACCGGTGGGAGGAATTCGATCCGGATGATGCACTGCACTATGTGGGCCTGACCACCTACAAGCCCGCCAGCGCCTCGTTCGCTGGCATCGGCGCCTTCGTCATCGGCTGCGCCGTCGGCGGCATCGCCGCCCTGCTGCTCACGCCCAAGACCGGGCCGGAGCTGCGCACCAACGTGAAGGACAAGGCGATGGACTACCTCGGCCGGCAGGGCATCAACGTGCCGGAGAAGACCGCCAACGCCTGA